From a single Deltaproteobacteria bacterium genomic region:
- a CDS encoding ferredoxin family protein: protein MRFWRLPLDAKDHSVPVGELHIIADRCKGCGFCIEFCPNKVLFESKIFNVKGYHPPETLPGRELECVNCNLCQVICPEFAIYSTLKLSKELSKEDIMRYNELMKTRRRDYVRE, encoded by the coding sequence ATGCGATTTTGGCGACTTCCACTGGACGCAAAAGATCATTCCGTCCCAGTCGGAGAACTCCACATCATTGCGGATCGTTGCAAGGGTTGCGGGTTCTGTATTGAATTCTGCCCCAATAAAGTCCTCTTTGAATCCAAGATATTCAATGTAAAGGGATACCATCCTCCGGAGACGTTGCCCGGCCGGGAGCTCGAGTGCGTGAATTGCAACTTGTGTCAGGTCATCTGTCCCGAGTTCGCCATTTACAGCACGCTGAAGCTTTCCAAGGAGCTGAGCAAAGAAGACATCATGCGATACAACGAGCTGATGAAGACACGGAGGAGAGACTATGTCCGTGAATGA
- a CDS encoding 2-oxoacid:acceptor oxidoreductase subunit alpha, whose protein sequence is MNGDEASAEGALAAGCGFFAGYPITPATEVAERMSNRLPEIGGVFIQMEDEIASMAALLGASWGGVKAMTSTSGPGFSLMMENIGLGMMTETPCVVVNIQRAGPSTGLPTLVGQADVMQCRWGSHGDYGVIALAPGSAQEMFDLTIEAFNLSETYRQPVFIMSDEIVGHMFEKVVIPPADHIRLVPRRKPTTEPWACIPFQAEDGLVPPMACAGEGFRVHVTGLTHDEMGYPHIVPPTQERLVRRLVDKIRLNARDIIRLESHFLEDAETVVVAYGCVARSARESVQRARSKGLKVGILRLITLWPFPTALIRELSKTVRTFVVPEINYGQMAYEVERCAGDRAQTVLVGMMGGTMHTPTAILEVIEEFSR, encoded by the coding sequence ATGAATGGGGACGAGGCCAGCGCCGAGGGGGCGCTGGCGGCGGGCTGCGGTTTCTTTGCCGGATACCCGATCACTCCTGCCACGGAGGTGGCCGAGCGAATGTCCAACCGCCTCCCCGAGATTGGAGGCGTCTTCATACAGATGGAAGATGAAATCGCTTCCATGGCGGCTCTCCTGGGCGCGTCCTGGGGCGGCGTAAAGGCGATGACGTCTACATCCGGCCCCGGCTTTTCTCTGATGATGGAGAACATCGGACTCGGTATGATGACGGAAACGCCGTGCGTGGTGGTGAACATCCAACGGGCGGGACCGTCTACGGGTTTGCCCACGTTGGTCGGGCAGGCGGATGTGATGCAGTGCCGATGGGGCTCCCATGGAGATTACGGGGTGATCGCCTTGGCGCCGGGATCCGCTCAAGAGATGTTTGATCTCACCATTGAAGCCTTTAATCTTTCGGAAACGTATCGGCAGCCCGTATTCATCATGTCCGATGAAATCGTAGGCCATATGTTTGAAAAGGTAGTGATCCCGCCCGCGGACCACATTCGATTGGTTCCCAGGCGTAAGCCTACAACAGAGCCGTGGGCCTGCATCCCGTTTCAGGCCGAAGATGGATTGGTGCCTCCCATGGCCTGTGCGGGAGAAGGATTCAGGGTGCATGTTACCGGGTTGACGCACGACGAGATGGGCTATCCACACATCGTTCCTCCCACTCAGGAACGCCTTGTAAGGCGCCTGGTGGACAAGATCCGGCTGAATGCGCGGGATATTATCCGGTTGGAGTCCCATTTTCTTGAAGACGCGGAGACGGTGGTGGTCGCATACGGATGCGTGGCCCGGAGCGCGCGGGAGTCCGTTCAGCGGGCTCGTTCCAAAGGGCTCAAGGTGGGCATACTGCGACTGATCACGCTCTGGCCCTTTCCTACCGCTCTGATCCGGGAGCTGTCCAAAACAGTGCGAACGTTTGTGGTTCCGGAAATCAATTATGGGCAGATGGCCTACGAAGTGGAGCGATGTGCGGGGGATCGCGCTCAGACCGTACTGGTAGGAATGATGGGGGGAACCATGCACACGCCCACTGCAATTCTTGAAGTGATCGAGGAGTTTTCCAGATGA
- a CDS encoding archaeosortase/exosortase family protein: protein MPTEKPDAFSRRYWIPKYILLFLLIFSVLYYLFVTNFDSLLPYFALLTHAVYAVMSVFYQGFSWEGNILRHPGFAFEITRGCDGLTSLILLVAAIIPFPVSIGRKILGLAIGIPVILGFNYLRILILALTKLNFPDSFQTMHVQILQPAMVIVTFAVFVAWLLIYVRQPK, encoded by the coding sequence ATGCCCACTGAAAAGCCGGATGCCTTCTCCAGAAGGTACTGGATTCCCAAATATATTCTCCTGTTCCTGCTGATCTTCTCGGTGCTCTATTACCTCTTCGTTACCAATTTTGATTCTCTCCTGCCTTACTTCGCTCTCTTGACCCACGCGGTGTATGCGGTGATGAGCGTCTTCTATCAGGGATTCTCGTGGGAGGGAAACATCCTGCGGCATCCCGGTTTCGCCTTTGAGATCACGCGCGGATGCGACGGGCTGACTTCGCTGATCCTCCTTGTTGCCGCTATTATCCCCTTTCCGGTGAGCATCGGACGCAAGATCCTAGGGCTGGCGATCGGCATACCGGTAATACTCGGGTTCAATTATTTGCGCATCCTGATCCTGGCCCTGACCAAACTGAATTTTCCGGACTCTTTTCAGACCATGCACGTGCAGATCTTGCAGCCGGCCATGGTCATCGTCACCTTTGCGGTTTTCGTTGCGTGGCTATTGATCTATGTCCGTCAGCCTAAGTAA
- a CDS encoding cation transporter, with the protein MPGFTAQYPAPENRGKTELKSGLRVTFVGLFVNLILAVIKVSVGVLAQSQALIADGVHTISDLLTDIVTIVGLKWGRSPTDTGHPFGHGRIETFFSLIIGVVLTGTGLYILVAAIISGISGVRTVPSIYAAGVAFLSIVTKEWLYRYTIVIGKRIQSPVIHGNAWHHRSDALSSIAVVIGAGAGHLHKSLAFLDPVAAAVVAIMIAYVGASICWDAAKEITDTAPNDEIISVIRSCARESQGVKDVHDIKARTSAGKIQMEIHIEVDPKITVAGGHSIAKSVEECLLREIKQIEAVIVHVDPHKPDGKEAPPYPPEPSRRS; encoded by the coding sequence ATGCCCGGATTTACCGCCCAATACCCTGCTCCCGAAAATCGAGGCAAAACGGAGCTTAAAAGTGGCCTGAGAGTCACGTTCGTTGGGCTGTTCGTCAACCTGATATTGGCCGTCATCAAAGTATCGGTAGGGGTTCTTGCCCAAAGCCAAGCTCTGATAGCCGACGGTGTCCACACGATTTCAGATCTGTTGACCGACATCGTCACGATCGTAGGGCTCAAGTGGGGAAGAAGCCCTACCGATACCGGCCACCCCTTTGGTCACGGCCGCATAGAGACGTTTTTTTCTCTGATCATAGGGGTCGTGCTGACGGGAACCGGTCTCTACATTCTTGTAGCCGCCATTATAAGTGGGATTTCCGGCGTTAGAACCGTTCCCAGCATATATGCGGCCGGGGTGGCGTTCCTTTCCATTGTGACCAAGGAATGGCTTTACCGTTATACCATCGTCATTGGGAAACGCATCCAAAGTCCGGTAATCCACGGTAACGCATGGCACCATCGGTCGGACGCCTTATCTTCCATAGCCGTCGTGATCGGCGCGGGGGCAGGCCATTTGCACAAATCCCTGGCCTTTCTGGACCCCGTCGCCGCCGCGGTGGTCGCCATCATGATCGCTTACGTGGGTGCTTCCATCTGCTGGGACGCCGCCAAAGAAATTACGGACACGGCTCCCAACGATGAGATTATTTCGGTGATCCGAAGCTGCGCGCGGGAAAGTCAGGGCGTCAAAGACGTGCACGATATCAAAGCGAGGACCTCGGCCGGAAAAATCCAGATGGAGATCCACATTGAAGTGGATCCGAAGATCACCGTCGCCGGAGGACATTCCATAGCTAAAAGCGTCGAGGAATGTCTGCTTCGAGAAATCAAACAGATCGAGGCCGTGATCGTGCATGTGGATCCTCACAAACCCGACGGAAAGGAAGCCCCGCCCTATCCTCCGGAGCCTTCCAGGCGTTCCTGA
- a CDS encoding (Fe-S)-binding protein yields the protein MPVNPKSISTISRNPLDLCNRCGTCLGVCPVYDELRTEPFSPRGKIELAARIQSKEFELSHRAAEMVSMCLLCGRCVQACPAGVHGAHLYTDLRRASLLHRGMDWRKALLFKIMEHPSLMRGVARFARFGSEMAGGMPSWKSEGRSVSLPAFSRTFFGEHSPVVTPAIGKRRGRVAYFYGCATHFFFGEVGEATTRALTGAGMELVIPREQMCCGMPMITAGAYDQALHNIRRNVRLFSRLDVDAVIVDCPTCGSAFKKEIPYLLDHLGLPVEEARILSGKTRDIHEFLSDHPILAPSSSTKASHRLVVTYHDPCHLAKGQGIQEQPRKLIQSIEGLEFREMRKADACCGGGGSFQFDEPQISQSITAKKIASILETEADLVATPCPSCRMALSNFPANRHIRVVHPLELV from the coding sequence ATGCCGGTAAACCCTAAGTCCATATCGACAATCTCGAGGAACCCTCTTGACCTGTGCAACCGCTGCGGCACGTGCCTTGGCGTGTGCCCGGTCTATGACGAGCTTCGAACCGAACCTTTTTCTCCTCGCGGAAAGATAGAACTGGCAGCCAGAATTCAATCGAAGGAGTTCGAATTATCGCACCGGGCAGCGGAAATGGTTTCGATGTGTCTTCTTTGCGGCCGATGTGTGCAAGCCTGCCCGGCCGGCGTGCACGGCGCTCACCTCTACACGGACCTGAGACGAGCGTCCCTTCTCCATCGGGGAATGGACTGGCGTAAGGCCCTATTGTTCAAGATCATGGAGCATCCGTCTCTTATGCGCGGAGTGGCCCGATTCGCGAGGTTCGGCTCTGAAATGGCCGGCGGTATGCCTTCCTGGAAATCGGAAGGCCGCTCGGTTTCGCTACCGGCGTTCAGCCGAACGTTTTTTGGCGAACACAGCCCCGTTGTTACGCCGGCTATCGGGAAACGCCGCGGCCGGGTGGCTTACTTCTATGGATGCGCCACGCACTTCTTTTTCGGTGAAGTAGGAGAGGCCACGACAAGGGCTCTTACCGGCGCCGGAATGGAACTAGTGATTCCGCGCGAACAAATGTGTTGCGGCATGCCTATGATCACGGCGGGGGCCTACGATCAGGCTTTGCATAACATTCGGCGGAACGTGCGGCTGTTCAGTCGTCTGGACGTGGATGCCGTTATCGTCGACTGTCCCACGTGCGGTTCCGCCTTCAAGAAGGAGATTCCCTACCTGCTTGATCACCTGGGATTGCCTGTCGAGGAGGCCCGAATTCTCTCCGGGAAAACACGTGATATTCACGAGTTCCTATCCGACCACCCTATCCTGGCGCCTTCTTCCTCGACAAAAGCCTCGCACCGTCTGGTGGTAACCTATCATGACCCTTGCCATCTGGCCAAGGGGCAGGGAATACAGGAACAACCGAGGAAATTGATTCAGTCCATAGAAGGCCTTGAGTTCCGGGAGATGAGGAAGGCGGATGCATGCTGCGGAGGGGGAGGTTCCTTCCAGTTTGACGAACCTCAAATATCACAATCCATCACGGCGAAGAAGATCGCCTCGATTCTGGAAACGGAAGCGGACCTGGTGGCTACACCCTGCCCTTCGTGCCGTATGGCCCTGTCCAACTTCCCTGCCAACCGTCACATTCGAGTTGTCCATCCCTTAGAACTCGTTTGA
- the der gene encoding ribosome biogenesis GTPase Der, with translation MISSLVAIVGRPNVGKSTLFNRLCRSRKAIVDRAPGVTRDRNYSPARWNDHEFTIVDTGGFEPVSEDALSVQMREQTLLAVEEADVILFLVDANAGLTHDDRDIYLRLSRSEKPLIVCANKVDGPEHERLADDFFGLGAESIFPISSSHGYGVSSLMDHLVTLLPERTQTIEQETAAISVAVVGRPNVGKSSLINSILGEPRLLVTDIPGTTRDAIDTIVEKDGHRFLFKDTAGIRRKSRVGLRLEKYSVMKSLKSMEECHIALLLIDATEGVSEQDVRISGYAYERGMAVILLLNKWDLLESEAKDLNRHKQELERKLKYLSYAPILPISALTGKGLHRLFDIILDLYREYTTRVATPELNDLIQSAVSKHSPPRFRNRPVKFYYATQTGIRPPSFLIFANAPEGVHFSYERFLANQIKARFHLEMTPVRLVFRARSEPSRRRRRKRT, from the coding sequence ATGATCTCGTCACTAGTTGCCATCGTAGGACGTCCCAACGTAGGGAAGTCGACACTTTTTAACCGGTTGTGCCGGTCTCGAAAAGCCATTGTGGATCGCGCCCCCGGCGTGACCCGGGACCGAAACTATTCTCCGGCCCGTTGGAACGACCATGAATTTACCATCGTGGATACAGGAGGGTTTGAGCCGGTTTCCGAGGACGCCCTGTCCGTGCAGATGCGCGAACAGACGCTGCTGGCGGTCGAGGAAGCGGACGTCATTCTGTTTCTTGTGGATGCAAACGCCGGCCTTACCCACGACGACAGGGACATTTACCTCCGTCTTTCACGCTCCGAAAAACCGCTGATCGTGTGCGCCAATAAAGTCGACGGTCCGGAACACGAACGGTTGGCGGATGATTTTTTTGGCCTGGGAGCGGAGAGTATATTTCCGATCTCTTCCTCCCACGGATACGGCGTTTCTTCGTTGATGGATCATCTGGTCACGTTGCTTCCCGAGCGAACGCAAACCATCGAACAGGAAACCGCGGCTATTTCAGTGGCTGTTGTCGGTCGGCCCAACGTGGGAAAGTCTTCACTGATCAACTCCATTCTCGGCGAACCGCGCCTGCTGGTGACGGACATTCCGGGGACCACCAGAGACGCCATAGACACCATCGTGGAGAAAGACGGTCACCGATTCCTGTTCAAAGACACCGCCGGTATCCGGCGGAAATCTCGGGTGGGGCTTCGTCTGGAAAAATACAGCGTAATGAAGTCGCTGAAATCCATGGAGGAATGCCACATTGCACTCCTGCTGATCGACGCCACGGAAGGCGTGTCCGAGCAGGACGTGAGAATCTCCGGCTACGCCTACGAACGAGGCATGGCGGTCATCCTGTTGCTGAACAAATGGGACCTTCTTGAAAGCGAAGCGAAGGACCTGAACCGGCACAAGCAGGAACTAGAACGTAAGCTGAAATACCTTTCATACGCTCCGATATTGCCTATTTCCGCTCTTACGGGTAAAGGCCTGCACCGACTGTTCGATATCATCTTGGACTTATACCGGGAATATACCACCCGAGTGGCCACTCCGGAGTTGAACGATCTGATCCAATCGGCCGTATCGAAGCATTCGCCGCCCCGATTCCGAAACCGTCCGGTGAAATTCTATTACGCCACTCAGACCGGAATCCGCCCCCCCAGTTTCCTGATTTTCGCAAACGCTCCCGAAGGTGTTCATTTTTCGTACGAGCGTTTTCTGGCCAATCAGATCAAAGCCCGCTTCCATCTGGAAATGACGCCGGTGAGACTTGTTTTCAGAGCCCGGTCGGAACCTTCCCGACGCCGCAGACGAAAGCGCACATAG
- a CDS encoding 2-oxoacid:acceptor oxidoreductase family protein: MAGFGGQGIVLAGNILGKAAALYEGLNAVFTQSYGPEARGGSCSADVIISTEAIYYPRVAQPKVLVLMSEDAKNTYGPNTAENGSILIDEDLVQLEQPPKNTRLYKIPSTRIAENLGRKIVANIVMLGFITAVTGIIGYESMKKAILASIPPGTEKLNLSAFDEGYNYGNSKYP, encoded by the coding sequence ATGGCCGGGTTTGGCGGGCAGGGCATCGTCCTGGCCGGAAACATTTTGGGGAAAGCCGCGGCTCTGTACGAGGGCCTCAACGCGGTGTTCACTCAAAGTTACGGACCGGAAGCCCGTGGAGGCTCTTGCAGTGCGGATGTCATCATTTCGACCGAAGCCATTTACTATCCCAGAGTCGCACAGCCTAAGGTGCTGGTGCTGATGAGCGAGGACGCCAAGAATACCTACGGTCCGAATACGGCCGAGAACGGGAGCATCCTGATCGACGAAGACCTGGTTCAGCTTGAACAGCCGCCCAAAAACACCAGGTTGTACAAAATACCTTCCACTCGGATTGCCGAAAATCTGGGCCGAAAGATCGTGGCCAACATCGTTATGTTGGGCTTCATCACCGCCGTCACGGGTATCATTGGTTACGAGTCCATGAAGAAAGCGATCCTGGCCAGCATTCCACCGGGAACGGAAAAGCTCAATCTGAGCGCCTTCGATGAAGGCTATAACTACGGTAATAGCAAGTATCCTTGA
- a CDS encoding DUF11 domain-containing protein has translation MKKLLLLTFLVATMCLYGPAAWSIQDYPFSFSDSVGENASTQCPFTNGFDISQVSGIASEDNDAINVTIVLDGIVGNGNADAGSTILPPAGWCVDNDPQQDCGEPPAGPDPCQYDDAPGNGGPTQEAYTINICQPGAAVIGCSNGALVEIIFQPANTSGNNVFSNTAGVTVTPTNIDMTNAANWIRQFTITIHGVAVAGLDFRSQWGIQVKAGSEIDGPGEDEAGTIVSPPSPPALSCQKSFNASSGEPGQEITATVTATNSGESDTIINIVDTLDVGFSYVAGSSSAGEPTVAGQTLTWSGLTLAAGGNRVITYRIIIDALEEGQTICNNVFVNSVDFPGVSAGPCLACVTRPIVQEQPVPGMTDFTMALTGILMILATLYFIRRRHAHNS, from the coding sequence ATGAAGAAGCTTCTATTGTTAACCTTCTTAGTCGCCACGATGTGCTTATATGGCCCGGCGGCATGGAGTATTCAGGATTACCCGTTCAGCTTTTCGGATAGCGTTGGGGAAAATGCCTCGACCCAGTGTCCTTTCACCAACGGGTTCGATATTTCCCAGGTATCCGGAATCGCTAGCGAAGACAACGATGCGATCAACGTCACCATCGTGTTGGACGGCATCGTAGGGAATGGAAACGCAGACGCCGGCTCCACGATTCTGCCGCCGGCGGGTTGGTGTGTGGACAACGATCCGCAGCAGGATTGCGGTGAACCCCCGGCGGGTCCGGATCCATGCCAATACGATGATGCACCCGGAAACGGAGGCCCGACACAAGAGGCGTACACCATTAACATTTGTCAGCCGGGTGCGGCCGTTATTGGATGCAGCAACGGCGCCCTCGTCGAGATCATTTTCCAGCCGGCCAATACGAGTGGAAATAACGTATTTTCCAACACGGCGGGTGTCACCGTCACTCCGACCAACATCGACATGACCAACGCCGCCAACTGGATCCGTCAGTTTACTATAACCATCCACGGAGTTGCCGTCGCGGGTCTCGATTTCCGCAGCCAGTGGGGAATCCAGGTCAAAGCCGGTTCCGAAATTGACGGTCCCGGCGAGGATGAAGCGGGCACCATCGTGAGTCCGCCGTCTCCCCCGGCTTTGAGCTGTCAGAAGTCTTTCAACGCTTCCTCCGGTGAGCCCGGACAGGAAATCACGGCTACGGTAACGGCCACCAACAGCGGTGAGTCCGATACCATCATCAATATTGTCGATACCCTGGATGTGGGATTCTCCTATGTCGCCGGCTCTTCCAGCGCGGGCGAACCCACCGTAGCCGGTCAGACGCTGACATGGAGCGGATTGACGCTGGCCGCGGGCGGAAACAGGGTGATCACGTATAGAATTATCATAGACGCCCTCGAGGAAGGCCAAACGATCTGTAACAACGTGTTCGTAAACTCCGTCGACTTCCCCGGCGTGTCGGCAGGTCCGTGCCTGGCCTGCGTAACCCGGCCCATCGTGCAAGAACAGCCGGTGCCCGGTATGACGGATTTCACCATGGCTTTGACCGGAATTCTGATGATTCTGGCCACCCTGTACTTCATCCGTCGTCGCCACGCGCATAACAGCTAA
- a CDS encoding cytidylate kinase-like family protein yields MAVITISRQFGAGGRDLGERLAKRIGYRLVDEDMLEQVASKAKVSPEGVLSFEKSGGSKLMKFLDSLISKKFIDRVLSEERGYIDADRYVGVVREVILELHKQGDVIILGRGGQYILQNQPNTLHVLLVADRKHREQFLIEKYRVTERVAAQAIAREDRQRTLFLNCFSTENHDAPLLYDLVINTGRLGMSKTEELIVKLLNV; encoded by the coding sequence ATGGCTGTAATTACCATTAGTCGACAATTTGGAGCCGGTGGAAGGGACCTGGGAGAAAGACTGGCAAAAAGAATCGGATATCGCCTTGTGGACGAAGACATGCTGGAACAGGTGGCTTCCAAGGCGAAAGTCTCTCCGGAAGGGGTATTGTCTTTTGAGAAATCCGGCGGTTCAAAACTGATGAAATTCCTGGACAGCCTCATCAGCAAGAAGTTTATCGACCGGGTGCTTTCGGAAGAACGCGGCTACATCGACGCGGACCGCTACGTGGGCGTTGTCAGGGAAGTCATTCTGGAACTGCACAAACAAGGTGATGTGATCATTCTTGGAAGAGGCGGTCAGTATATCTTGCAGAACCAGCCGAATACGCTGCACGTTCTGCTCGTTGCCGACAGAAAACACAGAGAGCAGTTCCTGATAGAGAAATATAGGGTTACGGAAAGAGTGGCAGCACAGGCCATAGCCCGGGAAGATCGGCAGAGAACCCTTTTTCTGAACTGCTTTTCGACAGAAAACCACGATGCACCCCTGCTGTACGACCTGGTGATCAACACCGGTCGCCTGGGAATGAGCAAGACCGAAGAACTGATCGTCAAACTTCTGAACGTGTAA
- a CDS encoding 2-oxoacid:ferredoxin oxidoreductase subunit beta, which produces MSALETFEASCHLSRDTERHGVHPDDEYLKRGRIPHIWCSGCGLGVVLNAFIQALKVREIPPDKAPVVSGIGCSGRAAGYLNLDTYHTTHGRGIPFATGLALARPDLTVTVFSGDGDLFAIGGNHLIHAARRNVDVKVICVNNFNYGMTGGQSAPTTPLESRTSTTPYGNVEYPFNLVGLAGAAGAVYVARWTTFHVRFLVDSISEALAKPGFTFIEVLAPCPTGYNRRNKLGQGLDTMKLYRENSVIQHGIPPQQAELDLRRRIVVGKFVDMEKPTFRREYENLVQQKARKS; this is translated from the coding sequence ATGTCGGCCCTGGAGACGTTTGAAGCGTCGTGCCATCTCTCGCGGGACACGGAAAGGCATGGCGTCCATCCGGACGACGAATACCTGAAGCGCGGCCGAATTCCGCACATCTGGTGTTCGGGGTGCGGACTCGGAGTGGTGCTGAACGCGTTTATCCAAGCGCTCAAGGTGCGGGAGATTCCTCCTGACAAGGCGCCAGTAGTATCAGGGATCGGATGTTCGGGGCGCGCCGCCGGTTATCTCAATCTTGATACGTATCACACGACCCATGGACGGGGGATTCCGTTCGCCACCGGGTTGGCTCTGGCAAGGCCGGATCTCACGGTGACGGTTTTCAGCGGGGATGGGGACCTCTTTGCCATTGGGGGCAATCACCTTATCCACGCGGCCCGGCGAAACGTCGACGTAAAAGTCATCTGTGTGAACAATTTCAATTACGGCATGACCGGCGGTCAATCGGCTCCAACCACTCCGCTCGAATCTCGGACGTCCACCACACCGTATGGAAACGTCGAATATCCGTTCAACCTGGTAGGATTGGCGGGTGCGGCCGGCGCCGTATATGTGGCTCGTTGGACCACTTTTCATGTGCGTTTTCTGGTGGACAGCATTTCCGAAGCCCTTGCGAAGCCGGGTTTTACATTTATCGAGGTACTTGCGCCATGCCCGACCGGATACAACCGTCGCAATAAGTTGGGCCAGGGGTTGGATACCATGAAATTGTACCGCGAGAATAGTGTGATCCAGCATGGGATACCGCCTCAACAGGCGGAATTGGATCTGCGGAGGCGCATCGTGGTGGGAAAGTTCGTTGACATGGAAAAGCCCACGTTCCGGCGAGAGTACGAAAATCTGGTCCAGCAGAAAGCGAGGAAGTCGTGA
- a CDS encoding methyltransferase domain-containing protein: MSEYGNDSTNEELERINRLQREVFDAMVDVFEPPYPPGVPERLKRIVAAGAIQPGETVLDVGSGPGTLIPMIRAQGPGRIIACDLSQKMMERNRTHNPDIEPHLSDVSTLDLPDGILDVVYINACFSNIADKASALDNVHRMMNSGGRLLISHPMGRAFVLDLIERAPFPLDPLPGKEEAEGLLAGHGFQLLSYVDEPLLFLVSALRTSGAAEQGTASND; this comes from the coding sequence ATGTCCGAGTACGGGAACGATTCTACGAACGAGGAACTCGAGCGAATCAACCGGCTGCAGAGGGAAGTGTTCGATGCGATGGTGGACGTATTCGAACCGCCGTATCCACCCGGTGTTCCGGAACGATTGAAACGCATCGTTGCCGCCGGCGCCATACAACCGGGGGAAACCGTGCTCGATGTGGGCAGCGGGCCGGGCACGTTGATTCCAATGATTCGGGCGCAAGGCCCCGGCAGGATCATTGCGTGTGACTTGTCGCAAAAGATGATGGAGCGAAACCGGACCCACAATCCGGACATTGAACCTCACCTGTCCGATGTGAGCACGCTGGATTTGCCGGATGGAATTCTGGATGTGGTGTATATCAACGCCTGCTTCTCCAACATCGCGGATAAGGCGTCGGCCCTCGATAACGTTCACAGGATGATGAATTCCGGGGGAAGACTGCTGATCAGCCACCCCATGGGACGCGCCTTTGTACTTGATTTGATCGAGCGAGCCCCGTTCCCCCTGGATCCCCTCCCGGGCAAGGAAGAAGCCGAAGGCCTGCTTGCCGGCCACGGATTTCAATTACTCTCCTATGTGGACGAGCCCCTTCTTTTTCTGGTGAGCGCCCTGCGGACTTCCGGCGCTGCGGAGCAGGGGACGGCATCGAACGATTGA
- a CDS encoding isochorismatase family protein, whose amino-acid sequence MDAMDKIRKYNIRRALPDAKKTALLVIDMQKNFAWAAGDIVRAVRRIVDTCRKREIPVIFSRHGHQHPERDGGMIERWWGHLLEYGSDPWRFLDDIQPRPDETIIEKNRYSAFHGTDLDGRLRALGIEDLVITGVLTNCCCETTARDGFMLDYRIFFVADATAAADEELHTASLINLAYGFAHVISSEELENHLSGSHREPTSR is encoded by the coding sequence ATGGACGCCATGGACAAGATACGGAAATACAACATTCGCAGGGCGCTGCCGGATGCGAAGAAGACCGCCCTGCTGGTGATCGATATGCAAAAGAACTTCGCGTGGGCCGCGGGGGATATTGTACGCGCCGTACGCCGTATCGTCGACACTTGTCGTAAGCGTGAAATCCCCGTAATTTTTTCCCGTCACGGACACCAACATCCGGAACGGGACGGCGGCATGATCGAGCGCTGGTGGGGGCATCTGCTCGAGTATGGTTCCGATCCGTGGCGTTTTCTGGACGACATACAGCCCCGACCCGACGAAACCATCATAGAAAAGAACCGCTACAGCGCCTTTCACGGAACCGATTTGGACGGGCGGTTGCGCGCTTTAGGCATCGAAGACCTCGTCATTACCGGGGTCCTGACCAACTGTTGCTGCGAGACCACGGCCAGGGACGGTTTCATGCTCGATTACCGCATATTCTTCGTTGCCGACGCCACGGCCGCGGCCGATGAGGAACTGCACACAGCCAGCTTGATCAACCTGGCGTATGGCTTCGCCCATGTCATATCCTCGGAGGAACTCGAAAATCACCTTTCGGGGTCTCATCGTGAGCCGACTTCCCGATGA